In Gadus chalcogrammus isolate NIFS_2021 chromosome 13, NIFS_Gcha_1.0, whole genome shotgun sequence, a single genomic region encodes these proteins:
- the fam72a gene encoding protein FAM72A: MSTSNANFKNKCVTQVNCVFCGSLLCTRGMKAVLLADAEIELFSTDIPPNRTVDFVASCYSTESCKCKLRDIACLKCGNVVGYHVVAPCKPCLLSCNNGHFWMFNSDAVSTLNRLDATGLNLLLWGDLPELEDSDDEDSESPSEEECIR; encoded by the exons ATGTCCACATCTAACGCTAATTtcaaaaacaaatgtgtcaCTCAAGTCAACTGCGTGTTCTGTGGAAGTCTCCTCTGCACCAGAGGTATGAAAGCAGTGCTTCTCGCAGATGCAGAGATCGAGCTGTTCTCCACCGATATACCACCTAATAG gACTGTTGACTTTGTGGCCAGCTGCTATTCCACCGAAAGCTGCAAGTGCAAACTGAGAGACATCGCCTGTCTTAAGTG CGGCAATGTTGTCGGCTATCATGTCGTGGCCCCCTGTAAACCATGCCTCCTGTCCTGTAACAATGGGCACTTCTGGATGTTCAATAGCGATGCTGTGTCCACCCTCAACAGACTGGATGCTACAG GCCTAAATCTGCTGCTGTGGGGAGACCTACCTGAGCTTGAGGATAGTGACGATGAAGACTCGGAGAGCCCCTCCGAGGAAGAATGTATCAGGTAA